GATTTCTGAAACATCGTGAATTACTCCCACACTCCCCTTAATTTCTCCATCGACAATTACAGGAGCGACATTCACAACAACATCTCGTTTTCCTGGGCCGACTTTAAGTGGGACACCGCGGACAGCTTTTCTCGTTTTCAACACTTTTAAATGCATACTTTCGCCCTCAGAAATATCTGCTGTCGCTGGTTTATTAATAACTTCCTCTCTTTTAAGTCCTGTAAGACGGGAGTAGGCGGGATTAATCATAATCCCGTTCCCACGCTCGTCCACCACCGAAATCGCATCATCGGAAGAATGGATAATCGCTTCTAACATAGTTTGAATACTTTTTAAATTGGTCACTTGTTCAGCCATCTCAACAATCTCTGTCACATCTTTAAAAATAGCTAAAGCCCCAATGCAACGCTCTCCTTCAAATAAAGGCACTCGTGTCGTTAAAATCGTCAATCCGTTTTCAAAACGTTGCTTTTTATTATGCTCTTCATTTTTAGTTTGAATCACACGTGGCAAACCACTAGATATCAGAACGTCTTGAATATGTCGACCTATAGCATCTTTGGACTCGATTCCGGACATTTTTGAAGCAGCTTGGTTAAAAAAAAGCACCTCTGATTTATCATTCACCGCAATCATCCCATCATGTGTTGAATTTAAGATGGTCTCTTGAATCGATGATTGTTGATTCAATGTGTTAATTAAGTTATCTTTCTCTTCAATTAATGAAAAAAACAACCTAGCAATTCTCGAAGGAACAATCGTTGTTCCTGATTTCACTTGCGCCTGAAGCGATTCTAATACGTCCTTTTTACCCGTAGCTTCAAAAACAATATCAACTTCTTCTGTGTAGCAGTCAAACCAATTTGTGCACGTTCTGATGTTGTATTTTTTTGCTACGTCTATCCCCTCAGCTTGAATATTCACATCAGCAACAGCTAATACTCGGATATATTCCATCTCAAGAAGCATATGTAAAAGAGCTGTGCCTCCTCTTCCGGCCCCGATTAGAAGTACGTTCTTCATACAACAACTCCTCCCTTTTTCAAAGCAGATGTGCATGATCCTCACAAAAACTCGAAGGATACAAATCAATCATCCATTTCGCATTATAAAACGCTTTCTCTATTCTCCACTATTACGCATATTTCGTGAACATGCAAGGTCCTTCGTATACAAGAGCTGTTTTTTCCGTTACTATAATAGTCATAAGAGTGTCTAAATGAAAGAGGTTTGATGATGGGACGATTTATCGCTTTAATGATTCTTGTCATACCTGGAATTATCGCTGGGTACGGCATAAAACTAATGCGGGATACGATTTTTGCATTAATTAATTCACCTTACCCTAACTTATCTGTACAATTTCTAGTAGGTTTTATCTTCTTTATAGCTGGACTCGGCTTTATCGGTGGATTTATCTTTCATCGAGATAAGAAAAATGGAAAAATTGCTCCAAGATTTAAAAACAAATAACGAGAAGGCTCTTAATGTTGAGCTTTCTCGTTATTTTTGTTGGAACGGCACCCCGATCCTATCAATCCAGCGTAAAATTCGGAATTCATTAATAATCGCTGAAAATGATACTTTCTCTGCAACGAAGATTATGCCACCTGCAATAAACAAAGCCACCCATTGAATCTGAGGAGGAGTAAACTGGATCATCATG
Above is a genomic segment from Bacillus sp. FJAT-45037 containing:
- a CDS encoding DUF2627 domain-containing protein, whose protein sequence is MGRFIALMILVIPGIIAGYGIKLMRDTIFALINSPYPNLSVQFLVGFIFFIAGLGFIGGFIFHRDKKNGKIAPRFKNK